One Sesamum indicum cultivar Zhongzhi No. 13 linkage group LG14, S_indicum_v1.0, whole genome shotgun sequence genomic window, CAGTAAAAAGTTCAATCGCAAGACGGCGGTGGCTGCCGATCACCCCAACCTCGCAAGCAGGGTTAGAAGATTTTTGCACCAGTTATTTAGATCGgtgtttaaattataagttcTTGAGTAATTACGTAcgtattatataataatattataaactaaaatgatGATTTTTATGTGTCATTCAAAAGCTTACAGTTCAATtcgaattatatataaatggatgaatttctattttcaattattattatatatatatatatatatatatattcaatttcttgCCCATATGTTATACATCTACACTTGAGAGCACTTTTTAGTGTCtcacttaattttgatatgccaatttttattatgttaatatttaattaattttttcttaattttttattgttttcaatttttttaacttctcattttctcttttctctattgttctttatctttttaacttctcattttctcttttctcgaCTCTCACATATCTTTATCTTCTCtcatgtttttattatttttgcaattttatttaatatttttttatataattaatatatttttaaaataataataatttttgaaaattttaaattgatactGCACACATATATGAATGTGCCCCGTATGCTTTATCTATAATATTGACTAGACCAAAACGttatagaaaaagtaaaacattGTGGATCTCTTGTCTTACTTTTGTGGCACTTCAGTGAATGACTGGaaagttttttatatatataaatgaaaaaatataattaatatagattGTAACTTAAAAATAAGACTGCCTAGAATTCATGCATAAAAAAACATTAGTATCAATGCGACATGAATATgggattgaaaattatttaaagtttTACTATATCACCACGACTTGCAACTAAAATACTGAATCGCGTGATTGTGGTTTTTGGTGctggtttaatttttttattcaaattctaTTATACCTTCTATTTTATAACAAGATTAGAGGACTTATAATGCCATTattaccaaacaaatgaacTAAAATTGCTTATTATTGGGGGAAAAAACAAAGGGATAGGCAGAAGTTGATTCTCGATAcagaaattatcattttatcaatGATCTTAGGTAAAAATTATAGCTCGGACTAAGTTTGGTCGAACCAAACCAATCAGAGATTAAATGTGATGCACTTGCTATGCAATTGGTCACTTTCTTTAactatatatcaattacatgACAAGTGTATTTCCCGTCAGGAAACATAGATGATCTTGATACCGCCAATGATGATATCTTCTCCCCCTGCTTTAGGCACCAAAGAAACCAATATTTTCTCATCATCTTCAACGTCCAAATCCTCCAGCAGCTCTGTTAACCCCAACCTGATCTTAGTCTTGACCTTGGTCGAATTCTTGTGTGGCACCTGGGAGTAGCATCCTGCGTACTCTGCCTTGTCCAATTCATCAGGTTTGTCATCCTCGTCGTTCACGAAAACGTCGAACTTCACAAACTTCGCGTTGTCCACCTCTATCCCTTCTATCACCAGCAGTTCCTCTTCCTTCTCCTTATCCTTCTTGCTTCTCGATTTCTTGGGCCTGTTTACCAGCACTTTCACGACCTTGTCAAGTTTCACTGGAAAAACAGTCTCCGCCGCCGGGGCCCCAGAAGACGACGCCGCTTTGGATTTCTTGACGCGAGCCGGGGGCCTACTCTTCAACCACGGAAGGTCCACGTCTTGGTAGACGTACCCCATTTTCTCGTTGTCTAGCGTGTCGACGACTTTAACGCGCACAAGCTGCGCATTTTCGTCGTAGAACAGGAAGTCGGCTTCCAACCAGTCAGAGTCGGGGAAGTCTTTCGGTTTGGGGCCCCTCAGGCCCCGCCACACTGTCCAGAGGCGATCGACATTCGTGTGGTGGCTGTAGAAGATCGGGTCTCGGGCGGTTGAGTAGAAGTTCCCCATGTCCTCCCCGGTCGGCGTGCTCTCTCCAATCCAGCCGTGCAACGCCATGTGGGAACCCCGCTCCACCGATCCAGGCCCGGGGTCTGGGGCAGTTCCGACCACATACTTGGCTCCATAAAAGTCTTCCAGCTTCGAGACGTTCCGCACCATTTCGCTGTACATGACTGTCAGGTTATTGGGGATTATCTTTTTAGGATTGGTGGGGGACCTGGAGGAGTATGCCAGATCGGCCAGAGCCGGCGGCAGGTGACTCTTGTTGCGCCGCGCATCAAACAGCGGTGAGTCTTTCCTCGCGAACACTTCAGGCATAATCATCCCGTTAGGGTTGTCCCAGTTCCAGAATGGCAGTCCGAAAGTGGGATCATCGATCAATTTGCCCAAGATTCTCTCGAAGAAATACAAGTACCATCTATGCCAGGGGAAAAAATGCCAGCAATTGTGAATCTGAAGTTTCAAGTTGGGGTCCCCCGTTTGCTGATACGTAAGATTGCAATAAGCGCAGTGGACGTTGGCCTGTTGCATAAAATTCCGGGGATCCTCGGGCGGAAGAGCCTTCATGAGCCCGACAGCTTTCTCAAACTTAGCATAATAATCCTCGCCGGCCAAGTGAGCCGCCGGACGGAATCTCATTTTTCGGACAGGGGGCAGCGTGTAGTCCATGATTTCTTTGGAGACAGGGGGGCAGCAGTTCACGTCCAGGGGCTGCTGAGTGTTCAGATTTGTGCCGGTGCTGCATTTAGATAGATCAGGGGACGTGATTGGAGTGGCCGAAGCTAGTGAGCCATCAGAGACCAGATTGACTGCTGCGCCATATAACCCTCCCATTCCCAGGAGCAAATTTCTTCTATCCAGTTTCCCTTGGGAGGTTTCAACATTTTGAGGACTCTGTTTCTCATTTTGGCCGCCGTTGGTGGCTTTGCACGACCACGTAGAAGGACGGGTTCGTGTCGTATGGGTTGACGAATCTGGTGGTTTAATGAAGAAATCAAGCCGTAATGGTAAACCCGCGGTGGAGGTGGTGGACCATGAAAGAGCGAGAGAAGCCATGGATTGTGTTTGTAGTTTGTTGTGTAGTAAATTCTTGCATGCTGAACGAGGAAAAGACTTCCATTCTATATATAGACTTCAAAAACAAAGACATGTATATGCATGTACATAGATATATTTTcgaatttgtaattttgtattttattttttatttttttaggttgTAAAatagttctataatttttttaatatttgtgacTTTGGTCCTCTCGGTGGTggatttttcaaaagttttcgGAATAAATCATGTATactttgcaattttggtttttgtatcctttatcttattaatattgcaaaagagtcctgtaactttttaatattttgcaatttttgtccTTCTGGTGTCGGATTTTGCAAAGTTGttgaaataaatcatgtgTTAGGtcattctctttttgtttaatttttcgtCCATGTTGATCAAAGTGAACCAATCAAAATACATCCCCAATTTAAATGAATCACGTGAAGCGCACATAATTTATTCTGACgacttttacaaaatttagtactgaaaggaccaaaaattaaatattaattagttataggACTGTtttgaaatcataaaaaaaaataaagaatagaaatatcaaatataataattatcgaaccaaaaatatatttaaaccgTGATATGAGAGAAAGTACTTACATAAGTTACATTTGATCATTGGTAATTAAAGCAACCTTAATTATAATGGATTCTTTCTATtgaaaatatagataaaaaggTTCtgcaaacaaaacaaatattgttttttttgcaTGGattattattcttctttttctttcgaaaactatagaaaattacattttacccttgagaaaatatcaataagcacaaaatttccatattctttttaataaagaaaagaaaaataaaaatgataacactatctttaaacttttaaataagaaGCTCACTATCTTCCAGGTCAGAAGATCGAactgtcattttttaaaaacttcaGAGGAtcccttatttttttgtaggaaggtttttcacttattttttattatgtaactATAggatatgatatttttattttttttaaaattcaaaaaattcaattaaagataataattaaaatttttgacaaattaagAACAAATTTCGCTGAAAATTGACAATAATGACATATTCTTATAATTGTAATCTATGCTTATTTTTAAGTTAGAACAcctttttttgtgtgtgtgttttttttttttttttgtattgttaagattatttaaatcatttttttaaaaaaaatcctatttACATAACCGTCAAGGTGTCCACTTTACTcaatttatactaactttacAGTCTTAcaactttcttatttttttatttttactatttttaattaaaattaaaataaaattttgagaaaaaataacattcttatttgattattatttgcACTCAATTAAATATGTCACACACACTAGTGAATAAAAAACAAGGGGTTAGGCTCTCAGCAGCCTTCAGGacatctttaaaaaaaatatgaatttttattgtggttaattactatagtcaaaagaaaaaaattgtcataaatacaaatcaatcaTTATTTCGCAACGACCATTAATCGTTAATGTTTCTGCAAGCATGACCAAAATTTTAACCATCGCTGAAATTATCGGCAAATGATTTGGCTATAGCTAAAAAATGTGgctaatattgattaatcgtgataaaatttaatttttgtgtttgttttatttaactgtagttaatattattaatttatcataatttttaaataataattatttataatatagcaaaaattcaatcattttttgTGCGACTATTATACATGCGATAAAACCAAGTGGGTCGTGGTCTCCTGCAGAACAAATTGGTCTAAGTAACACTTGAAAACTCCATTTTGTTGATTCTAATGTTCTGTAGCTCGGTGGCTTGGCCTTTGCTGACGTCGAAGGATGATTATCATCATTAatcttcatattttagtttgagCAGCCACTCCCACCTAACCCACCCACACCAAATCCACGAATTTGTCGATATTTTGGATTCTTCTTTTAGAATATACTATCTTGAATTAGTATATAGTTTGAAATTCGAGtctaaaagataaattgtatagttagagggtgtttggctaactTTATATGGAAGATTCTATAAGTTcatagattttttaaaatgtttttaaaatttataaaatgttggatcttattttaaaaataagtttatgaAGTGTTTTGAAACTAGATTACGTGACTTACAAGATGTTATTAATGGCAAATTCGTAATTAATTCGAAGAAATTTGTTAAGATCTTCTAAATGTGTTGACAACTGCTTACTTTTTTTAAGAGAGTTTATAAACGATTAACGTCttatttttagagtttataaaatctttttctaaaattttcaaatattttgtagcatcttataagctttcaAATAGCTTATATGATGTTT contains:
- the LOC105176877 gene encoding polyphenol oxidase I, chloroplastic codes for the protein MASLALSWSTTSTAGLPLRLDFFIKPPDSSTHTTRTRPSTWSCKATNGGQNEKQSPQNVETSQGKLDRRNLLLGMGGLYGAAVNLVSDGSLASATPITSPDLSKCSTGTNLNTQQPLDVNCCPPVSKEIMDYTLPPVRKMRFRPAAHLAGEDYYAKFEKAVGLMKALPPEDPRNFMQQANVHCAYCNLTYQQTGDPNLKLQIHNCWHFFPWHRWYLYFFERILGKLIDDPTFGLPFWNWDNPNGMIMPEVFARKDSPLFDARRNKSHLPPALADLAYSSRSPTNPKKIIPNNLTVMYSEMVRNVSKLEDFYGAKYVVGTAPDPGPGSVERGSHMALHGWIGESTPTGEDMGNFYSTARDPIFYSHHTNVDRLWTVWRGLRGPKPKDFPDSDWLEADFLFYDENAQLVRVKVVDTLDNEKMGYVYQDVDLPWLKSRPPARVKKSKAASSSGAPAAETVFPVKLDKVVKVLVNRPKKSRSKKDKEKEEELLVIEGIEVDNAKFVKFDVFVNDEDDKPDELDKAEYAGCYSQVPHKNSTKVKTKIRLGLTELLEDLDVEDDEKILVSLVPKAGGEDIIIGGIKIIYVS